The Muribaculum intestinale genome includes the window CGAAGAAGAAGCACCTCGCCCTGCTCCTTGAAAAGGATAGAACGTCCGCGGAAGAACACGTAGGCCTTTACCTTGGCGCCCTCTTTGAGGAAGCCCTGAGCATGCTTGAGCTTGAAGTTGTAGTCGTGATCGTCGGTCTGAGGTCCGAAACGTATCTCCTTCACAACTACCTTGGTCGACTTGGCCTTCTGCTCCTTGAGTCGCTTTTTCTGCTGGTAAAGGAACTTCTGGTAGTCGAGAATCTTGCATACAGGAGGCACAGCCTTGGGAGAAATCTCCACGAGGTCAAGCTCCTGCTCTTGAGCAAGACGCAGAGCCTGCTGAATGGGATATACGCCATTTTCGACATTATCGCCGACAATGCGTACTTCGCGGGCACGGATACGCTCGTTTATGGCATATGGTTCTTCTTTACGCGGAGCACCGCGGAAGGGGGGACGGTTGCCGCCTCTCTGCGGACCCGAGGGATAAGATGGTTTGTTGTCCATTCAGTAGGGTTATTGGTTA containing:
- the infC gene encoding translation initiation factor IF-3, whose protein sequence is MDNKPSYPSGPQRGGNRPPFRGAPRKEEPYAINERIRAREVRIVGDNVENGVYPIQQALRLAQEQELDLVEISPKAVPPVCKILDYQKFLYQQKKRLKEQKAKSTKVVVKEIRFGPQTDDHDYNFKLKHAQGFLKEGAKVKAYVFFRGRSILFKEQGEVLLLRFANDLEELGKLEQMPVLEGKRMTIMLSPKKPAK